The Nocardioides salarius genome includes a region encoding these proteins:
- a CDS encoding GyrI-like domain-containing protein, giving the protein MVTSPVEIVTLAPQPALAVHGDVAPPDLPSLFGRAFSAVPAAAAAAGVDLVGPPFGLFPSMPGETVEVEAGFPVSAATGATGGTGEAEGVHDLLLPGGEVAQALHTGPYDKVVETYAAMESWMGEQGMVPAGPPWESYLSDPEAEPDPQQWRTLVCWPVARGA; this is encoded by the coding sequence ATGGTCACCTCACCGGTCGAGATCGTCACCCTGGCGCCGCAGCCCGCGCTCGCCGTGCACGGCGACGTCGCACCGCCCGACCTGCCGAGCCTCTTCGGGCGGGCCTTCTCGGCGGTGCCGGCGGCGGCCGCGGCGGCGGGGGTCGACCTGGTCGGCCCACCGTTCGGGCTGTTCCCGTCGATGCCGGGCGAGACGGTGGAGGTCGAGGCGGGCTTCCCGGTCTCGGCGGCGACGGGGGCCACGGGCGGCACGGGCGAGGCGGAGGGGGTGCACGACCTGCTGCTGCCAGGAGGCGAGGTGGCGCAGGCGCTGCACACGGGCCCCTACGACAAGGTCGTCGAGACGTACGCCGCGATGGAGTCGTGGATGGGCGAGCAGGGCATGGTGCCGGCGGGGCCGCCGTGGGAGTCCTACCTGAGCGACCCGGAGGCCGAGCCGGACCCGCAGCAGTGGCGCACGCTGGTCTGCTGGCCGGTGGCCCGGGGTGCATGA
- a CDS encoding HNH endonuclease signature motif containing protein, translating to MLIETDLAGGPVRVDDLDRDSVLWFAEQAKAREAAAALAVLHATIRWCETNTVEDPKWAAGFGEVGGDLDCPEKIGGDGRPMVAAFSAEPLAAAMEISTTAALTLMADALELAHRLPRVMARVEALEVPVWRARSIAQATSSLSPEAAAYVDAEIASRAHRVGPVVLARLVETARARYDTDAHEEAEESARESWDVTLTHGDGRDQRWLGTSWMEITGDTATLADLHDLVGRTAHDLLAIHPDLPLARRRVLALQVIVDRARAHGDSPAPSRPYKAYVHLTATPEGDIAPLGRVEDLGPATSAMIRDWLTGARVTVTPVLDPDRGDPVDAHDPPEWMRELVVQRDQHCVFPDCRRPARRCDLDHISTCIDPAHGGPPGQTHPGNLAPLCRRHHRAKTTTDPTKQWRYRRMDHGHYTWTGPQDQRLVVVPGIGTYSPL from the coding sequence ATGCTGATCGAGACGGACCTCGCGGGTGGTCCGGTTCGGGTGGATGACCTGGACCGGGACTCGGTGCTGTGGTTCGCCGAGCAGGCCAAGGCACGCGAGGCCGCGGCGGCGTTGGCGGTGCTGCACGCGACGATCCGCTGGTGCGAGACCAACACCGTCGAGGACCCGAAGTGGGCGGCGGGGTTCGGGGAGGTCGGCGGCGACCTGGACTGCCCGGAGAAGATCGGTGGCGACGGGCGACCGATGGTCGCGGCGTTCTCCGCCGAACCCCTCGCCGCGGCGATGGAGATCTCCACGACCGCCGCCCTGACCCTGATGGCCGATGCGCTCGAGCTGGCGCACCGGCTGCCGCGGGTGATGGCACGAGTCGAGGCCCTCGAGGTACCGGTGTGGCGCGCACGCAGCATCGCCCAAGCCACGTCCTCGCTCTCACCCGAGGCGGCGGCCTACGTCGACGCCGAGATCGCCTCCCGCGCCCACCGAGTCGGGCCCGTGGTGCTGGCCCGGCTGGTCGAGACCGCCCGGGCTCGCTACGACACCGACGCCCACGAAGAGGCCGAAGAGTCCGCGCGGGAGTCGTGGGACGTGACGCTGACCCACGGCGACGGCCGCGACCAGCGGTGGTTGGGGACCTCGTGGATGGAGATCACCGGCGACACCGCCACCCTGGCCGACCTCCACGACCTGGTGGGGCGTACTGCCCACGACCTGCTGGCCATCCACCCCGACCTGCCCCTGGCCCGGCGCCGGGTGCTGGCGCTGCAGGTCATCGTCGACCGGGCCCGCGCCCACGGCGACAGCCCCGCACCGAGCCGGCCGTACAAGGCCTACGTGCACCTGACCGCGACCCCCGAGGGTGACATCGCACCCCTGGGGCGGGTGGAGGACCTCGGCCCCGCGACCAGTGCGATGATCCGTGACTGGCTCACCGGCGCCCGGGTGACGGTGACGCCGGTGCTCGACCCCGACCGCGGCGACCCCGTCGATGCCCACGACCCGCCGGAGTGGATGCGCGAGCTGGTCGTCCAGCGCGACCAGCACTGCGTCTTCCCCGACTGCCGCCGCCCCGCCAGGCGCTGCGACCTCGACCACATCAGTACCTGCATCGACCCCGCCCACGGCGGACCACCCGGCCAGACACATCCCGGCAACCTCGCCCCCTTGTGCAGACGACATCACCGGGCCAAGACCACCACCGACCCCACCAAGCAGTGGCGCTACCGACGCATGGACCACGGCCACTACACCTGGACCGGACCCCAGGACCAACGACTCGTCGTCGTCCCCGGCATCGGCACCTACTCACCCCTCTAA
- a CDS encoding SIR2 family protein, whose translation MPGEKEWQSLTESDGRAWNLFESVGLASYRSENLVVLLGLGTSLGLNGGGGMAPTMSDLFVSVKTLDGYDRAAELAPTAIEAGDVEALLSACQMQVGLTDDEVTKRFLDAAEAVVLQACSFVDDTTDLGTHEAFLRKVGRRATRLARTKVFTTNYDLAIERAAQATRFTLLDGFGPTAGELFDGGNFDLDVVRRAPDGTLQLAPNVIQLYKLHGSVDWDETNDGVRRDPSPANPVLIYPSSMKYQQSYRPPYLESMARFQMTLRQPETTVIVAGFGFNDAHVVGPLLSAVRSNVSLRLIVVDPVLRETKNESLLTLLRLSDARDERILLFAGTFAEFTTRLPDMAPQDAHEAHDERVRSTSI comes from the coding sequence GTGCCAGGTGAGAAGGAATGGCAGTCACTCACGGAATCTGACGGACGTGCCTGGAACTTGTTCGAGTCGGTCGGTCTGGCTAGCTACCGCAGCGAGAACCTTGTTGTCTTGCTGGGTTTGGGAACCTCACTCGGCCTGAATGGCGGCGGCGGCATGGCGCCCACGATGAGTGACCTGTTCGTTAGTGTAAAGACATTGGACGGGTACGACCGCGCGGCAGAACTGGCGCCGACCGCGATCGAGGCTGGCGACGTCGAAGCGCTTCTGTCGGCCTGTCAGATGCAGGTAGGTCTGACCGACGACGAAGTCACGAAACGGTTCTTGGACGCCGCCGAAGCGGTAGTCCTCCAGGCGTGCAGCTTTGTGGACGACACGACCGACCTAGGCACGCACGAGGCCTTCCTTCGTAAGGTCGGTAGACGGGCGACAAGGCTCGCTCGCACCAAGGTGTTCACCACGAACTACGACCTCGCCATTGAGCGTGCAGCCCAAGCAACACGCTTCACCCTTCTCGACGGCTTCGGTCCGACCGCGGGTGAACTCTTCGACGGAGGCAACTTCGATCTTGACGTCGTACGTCGCGCACCAGACGGGACGCTCCAACTAGCTCCGAACGTCATTCAGCTCTACAAGCTCCACGGCTCCGTGGATTGGGACGAGACGAACGACGGTGTGCGTCGGGACCCAAGCCCCGCGAACCCAGTATTGATCTACCCGTCGAGCATGAAGTACCAGCAGTCGTACCGTCCGCCCTACCTCGAATCGATGGCTCGCTTCCAGATGACGCTGCGACAGCCAGAGACGACCGTCATCGTCGCCGGTTTCGGCTTCAACGACGCACATGTCGTTGGCCCACTGCTATCGGCTGTCCGGTCCAACGTGTCACTGCGCCTCATCGTCGTCGACCCGGTTCTGCGCGAGACCAAGAACGAGTCCTTGCTGACGTTATTGCGTCTCTCGGACGCGCGTGATGAGCGGATCCTGCTCTTCGCTGGCACCTTCGCCGAGTTCACCACCCGCCTTCCCGATATGGCACCTCAGGACGCGCACGAGGCTCACGACGAGCGAGTGCGAAGCACGTCGATCTGA
- a CDS encoding DUF6615 family protein, translating into MNRHDLEQLSGRLWEFLRDAPFKPREETATEGLLVAMHRFRSSTTWVSKATIAEEVRDGHDFLWALRSVDRRRWLHLRVQAKILFPSGQYEGLGTTKDGNDKADDQAAALLRAKGNGQVPVYAFYNGSALPFGTEGHVGAHLGCGRSHPRKFGECFACDIATCHQFGGRRLGAFTHKAQARGDYSEVGYHRIRHQSGSGALGVHHLPDDYPLVQRLAAEGIPTWPSAASVTQSGKWTWAWAWAWASSWGERHAAGLG; encoded by the coding sequence GTGAATCGGCATGACTTAGAGCAACTGTCGGGAAGGCTATGGGAGTTCCTGCGGGATGCGCCATTTAAGCCCCGTGAAGAGACTGCGACCGAAGGCTTGTTGGTGGCAATGCATCGCTTCAGGTCGTCCACGACTTGGGTCAGCAAAGCGACGATTGCCGAGGAGGTCAGGGACGGTCACGACTTCCTGTGGGCCTTGCGTTCGGTCGACAGGCGACGCTGGCTTCACCTTCGCGTGCAGGCCAAGATCTTGTTCCCGTCGGGCCAGTACGAGGGGTTAGGCACGACCAAAGACGGGAACGATAAGGCAGACGACCAAGCCGCCGCGCTGCTACGCGCGAAGGGGAACGGCCAAGTCCCAGTATATGCTTTTTATAACGGCTCGGCTCTCCCCTTCGGTACAGAGGGTCATGTAGGCGCCCATCTAGGGTGCGGCCGCAGTCACCCGCGGAAGTTTGGCGAGTGCTTCGCCTGCGACATCGCCACTTGCCATCAGTTTGGCGGACGCCGACTGGGTGCGTTCACACATAAAGCGCAAGCCCGAGGCGACTACTCCGAAGTGGGCTATCACCGGATACGACATCAATCCGGCAGCGGTGCCTTGGGAGTGCATCACCTGCCCGATGACTACCCCCTGGTGCAGCGGCTCGCTGCCGAAGGAATACCTACTTGGCCGAGCGCGGCGAGCGTTACACAATCCGGCAAGTGGACATGGGCATGGGCATGGGCATGGGCATCC
- a CDS encoding ATP-binding protein, with protein MEFLDPFIPERLAGTVIAVQGSEATVSLPWAGMAPVSLFGQPVLRGEVGEFLLFACGPFAIFGRLVTLEAPRTKRPEASTTPGAQVATEVSGTVQLLGTLRLNGKFARGLERHPRVGDLAYAADADAIRAVLSSGVDADGARLPLGVLRGGQDVEIDVPAEVLFGRHLAIVGSTGGGKSWTLQTLMEQSAKEGVRILLLDATGEFAPLDNLADHVSVATSPPAIGSQASLPHRQLSESDRRALLRPSAGAQLPKLRSAIRSLRLANALGEGHSLIQDGLLYKANRPRKPYSDACFEHAAVLDDPQAPFNLRKLSQQVPLECVYENDQREGTSFGNWAMNELSYCNTMIARILDLTSTAEVMDILDPHDASPSESVLDLVDQWLDSEPSKNILRISLADLTFEHNMREIVVNTIGRHLLSKARKGAFNPRPLVVAIDEAHQFFGQGVADEFVAASFDSFDLVAKEGRKYGLVICMATQRPGDLPAAVLSQAGMLLVHRLTERRDRERVEQAASELTLAATRLLPALVPGEALIVGSEFAVPVPVRMHRPQRPPKSDGPTFSRTHH; from the coding sequence ATGGAATTCCTCGACCCTTTCATCCCCGAGCGCCTGGCCGGCACCGTCATCGCCGTCCAAGGGTCCGAAGCGACGGTGTCCCTGCCGTGGGCAGGCATGGCGCCGGTGTCGCTCTTCGGCCAGCCGGTCCTTCGCGGCGAGGTCGGGGAGTTCTTGCTCTTCGCATGCGGACCCTTCGCGATCTTCGGTCGACTGGTGACCCTCGAAGCACCGCGGACCAAGCGGCCGGAAGCCAGCACGACACCTGGTGCCCAAGTCGCAACTGAGGTCTCCGGGACCGTCCAGCTCTTGGGGACGCTTCGGCTCAACGGAAAGTTCGCGCGCGGTTTGGAACGTCACCCCCGTGTCGGGGACCTCGCCTACGCCGCCGATGCTGACGCGATCCGCGCCGTGTTGTCGTCGGGGGTCGATGCAGACGGCGCGCGACTGCCCCTCGGCGTCCTGCGTGGCGGGCAGGACGTCGAGATCGACGTGCCGGCCGAGGTGTTGTTCGGTCGACATCTGGCCATAGTCGGATCCACCGGTGGTGGAAAGAGTTGGACACTGCAGACCCTGATGGAGCAGTCCGCAAAGGAGGGGGTGCGGATCCTGCTTCTGGATGCCACCGGTGAATTTGCCCCGCTCGATAATCTGGCCGACCACGTCTCTGTTGCGACATCGCCACCGGCGATCGGGTCTCAGGCCTCCCTGCCGCACCGTCAGCTCAGCGAGTCGGACAGGCGTGCGCTCCTGCGCCCATCGGCGGGAGCCCAGCTTCCGAAGCTTCGATCCGCCATTCGGTCGCTACGCCTTGCAAACGCGCTGGGAGAGGGGCACAGCCTGATTCAAGACGGGCTGCTCTATAAGGCCAACCGGCCGCGCAAGCCCTACTCGGATGCGTGCTTCGAGCATGCGGCAGTACTTGATGACCCCCAAGCCCCCTTCAACCTTCGGAAGCTCAGCCAGCAGGTGCCGCTCGAGTGCGTCTACGAGAACGACCAGCGCGAAGGGACAAGTTTCGGGAACTGGGCGATGAATGAACTCAGCTACTGCAACACGATGATCGCTCGGATCCTCGACCTCACCTCGACAGCCGAGGTCATGGACATCCTCGACCCGCATGACGCGTCGCCGTCGGAGTCAGTGCTTGATCTCGTTGACCAGTGGCTGGATAGCGAACCTTCCAAGAACATCCTGCGCATCTCGCTCGCCGACCTCACGTTCGAACACAACATGCGCGAGATCGTCGTGAACACCATCGGTCGCCACCTTCTTTCAAAAGCAAGAAAGGGCGCGTTCAATCCCCGACCCCTCGTTGTCGCAATTGATGAGGCGCATCAGTTCTTCGGGCAGGGCGTTGCGGACGAGTTTGTGGCAGCTTCTTTCGATTCGTTCGACCTCGTCGCGAAAGAAGGGCGCAAGTATGGGCTAGTGATCTGTATGGCGACCCAGCGTCCAGGCGATCTGCCCGCCGCAGTCCTTAGTCAGGCCGGCATGCTTTTGGTGCACAGGCTCACTGAGAGACGCGACCGTGAGCGCGTGGAGCAGGCAGCTTCCGAGCTGACGCTGGCGGCTACTCGGCTTCTCCCGGCACTGGTGCCGGGAGAGGCGCTAATCGTGGGTAGCGAATTCGCGGTACCGGTTCCCGTCCGCATGCACCGACCACAACGGCCCCCGAAGTCCGATGGGCCTACTTTTTCGCGCACGCATCACTAG
- a CDS encoding SpoIID/LytB domain-containing protein, with protein MPRRTALLALPLAALLATAPTTLTSTASAAPERDERAADVVLEGRGFGHGKGLSQYGARAAAAQGRTHQEILDFYYPGTQRGGVAGDVEVLISADTTTDVKVRPARGLRVRSVATGRSRWLARLAPDARAWRITSATRGRSNVEAKVKGGWSRVRTLAGDAELLAKEPLTLLLPRGARATYRGALRSASTGAGRDRDTVNVVDFEDYLRGVVPGEVPALWPTEAVRAQAVAARTYAAYERDHAPAARHYELCDTSACQVYRGVDAEHPGSDAAVAATVGVVVTADGAPAFTQFSASNGGWTRAGSFPYLQAVEDPWDTAPEAQNPYAQWSRTLTPAVLEKVWPGSGSFVSLEVVARDGNGAWGGRVVRVEVTFTGATRSATGDQFRSWLGLRSDWFRPQP; from the coding sequence ATGCCCCGTCGCACCGCGCTGCTCGCGCTCCCGCTGGCCGCGCTCCTGGCTACCGCCCCCACCACCCTCACCAGCACCGCCTCCGCCGCCCCCGAGCGCGACGAGCGCGCCGCCGACGTGGTGCTCGAGGGCCGCGGCTTCGGCCACGGCAAGGGCCTCTCGCAGTACGGCGCCCGGGCCGCGGCCGCGCAGGGCCGCACCCACCAGGAGATCCTCGACTTCTACTACCCGGGCACCCAGCGCGGCGGCGTCGCCGGCGACGTCGAGGTGCTGATCAGCGCCGACACCACCACCGACGTCAAGGTCCGGCCCGCCCGCGGTCTGCGGGTGCGCAGCGTCGCCACCGGCCGCAGCCGCTGGCTCGCGCGCCTGGCCCCCGACGCCCGCGCCTGGCGGATCACCTCGGCCACCCGAGGCCGCAGCAACGTCGAGGCCAAGGTCAAGGGCGGCTGGAGCCGCGTGCGCACCCTCGCCGGTGACGCCGAGCTGCTCGCCAAGGAGCCGCTCACCCTGCTCCTGCCCCGCGGTGCCCGGGCCACCTACCGCGGCGCGCTGCGCTCGGCCTCCACCGGCGCCGGCCGCGACCGCGACACCGTCAACGTCGTCGACTTCGAGGACTACCTGCGCGGCGTCGTGCCCGGCGAGGTCCCCGCCCTCTGGCCCACCGAGGCCGTGCGCGCCCAGGCCGTCGCCGCCCGCACCTACGCGGCGTACGAGCGCGACCACGCGCCCGCCGCCCGTCACTACGAGCTCTGCGACACCTCCGCCTGCCAGGTCTACCGCGGCGTCGACGCCGAGCACCCCGGCTCCGACGCCGCCGTGGCCGCCACCGTCGGCGTCGTCGTGACCGCCGACGGCGCCCCCGCCTTCACCCAGTTCTCCGCCAGCAACGGCGGCTGGACCCGGGCCGGCTCCTTCCCCTACCTCCAGGCCGTCGAGGACCCCTGGGACACCGCCCCCGAGGCCCAGAACCCGTACGCGCAGTGGAGCAGGACCCTCACGCCAGCCGTCCTCGAGAAGGTCTGGCCCGGCTCCGGCAGCTTCGTCTCCCTCGAGGTCGTCGCCCGCGACGGCAACGGCGCCTGGGGTGGGCGGGTGGTGCGCGTCGAGGTGACCTTCACCGGCGCCACCCGCAGCGCGACCGGCGACCAGTTCCGCAGCTGGCTGGGGCTGCGCTCCGACTGGTTCCGGCCGCAGCCCTAG
- a CDS encoding SpoIID/LytB domain-containing protein has protein sequence MRAAPLCLRAVLLPALALALVSVGAPPAVAAKDSWKVPAKASITVRGHGFGHGHGMSQHGAEGAARRGLSAAKILDFYYPGTTAGKRGGRVSVLISADTTDDLVVRSRDGLRVRDLGSGATTRLPTKIGGRTPALWRVRQNHRDRTRVSWRTSAGGKGSWTKWRDLKGHGELSAGNAPVTLVTPSGDRAYRGRLRALPPSAGSKARDTVNKLRLDDYLRGVVPLEIPASWSPAAVRAQAVAARSYAVFERRTPRAAHYQLCDTSSCQVYGGVRAEQPGSDAAVRATAKQVRLADGQAAFTQFSSSSGGWTAAGSRSYLRAKPDPYDDWAGNPHHDWSVTLTDGRLESAFPAVGDLRSIKVLDRDGNGQWGGRVRSVRLAGTRGTVTVSGDALRFGLGLKSPWVTFRVRAR, from the coding sequence ATGCGCGCTGCGCCGCTCTGCCTGCGGGCAGTGCTGCTGCCCGCGCTCGCCCTCGCCCTGGTGTCGGTCGGCGCGCCCCCGGCCGTGGCCGCGAAGGACTCCTGGAAGGTGCCCGCGAAGGCGAGCATCACCGTGCGCGGCCACGGCTTCGGGCACGGCCACGGCATGTCGCAGCACGGCGCCGAGGGCGCGGCGCGACGCGGGCTGAGCGCCGCGAAGATCCTGGACTTCTACTACCCGGGCACCACCGCGGGGAAGCGCGGCGGACGGGTCAGCGTGCTGATCTCGGCCGACACCACCGACGACCTCGTGGTCCGCAGCCGCGACGGGCTGCGCGTGCGCGACCTCGGCTCCGGCGCCACCACCCGGCTGCCGACGAAGATCGGCGGCCGCACGCCCGCGCTGTGGCGGGTGCGGCAGAACCACCGCGACCGCACCCGCGTCTCGTGGCGCACCTCCGCCGGCGGCAAGGGCTCCTGGACCAAGTGGCGCGACCTCAAGGGCCACGGCGAGCTCAGCGCCGGCAACGCGCCGGTCACCCTGGTCACCCCCTCCGGCGACCGCGCCTACCGCGGCCGGCTGCGCGCGCTGCCGCCCAGCGCCGGCTCGAAGGCACGCGACACCGTCAACAAGCTGCGCCTCGACGACTACCTGCGCGGCGTCGTGCCGCTCGAGATCCCCGCGTCGTGGAGCCCGGCCGCCGTGCGCGCCCAGGCGGTCGCCGCCCGCAGCTACGCCGTCTTCGAGCGGCGCACCCCGCGCGCGGCGCACTACCAGCTCTGCGACACCTCCTCCTGCCAGGTCTACGGCGGGGTGCGCGCCGAGCAGCCGGGCTCCGACGCCGCCGTGCGCGCCACCGCCAAGCAGGTGCGCCTCGCCGACGGCCAGGCCGCCTTCACCCAGTTCTCCTCCAGCAGCGGCGGCTGGACCGCCGCCGGCTCGCGGTCCTACCTGCGCGCCAAGCCCGACCCGTACGACGACTGGGCCGGCAACCCGCACCACGACTGGTCGGTGACCCTCACCGACGGGCGCCTCGAGAGCGCGTTCCCCGCCGTCGGCGACCTGCGCTCGATCAAGGTCCTCGACCGCGACGGCAACGGCCAGTGGGGCGGGCGGGTGCGCTCGGTGCGCCTGGCCGGCACCCGCGGCACGGTCACGGTGAGCGGTGACGCCCTGCGCTTCGGGCTGGGGCTGAAGTCGCCGTGGGTGACGTTCCGGGTGCGCGCGCGCTGA
- a CDS encoding ABC-F family ATP-binding cassette domain-containing protein, with protein sequence MSATLVAKDLSGGHGHRVLFEGLDLTVAPGDVVGVVGANGAGKSTLLRLLAGATTPLAGSVACAPRDAFVGWLPQEHERVPGETVAQYVARRTGAAEATAEMERTAGALGSGEPGADDAYGVAFDRWLGSGAPDLEDRLGPVLADLGLDVDIATPMTALSGGQAARAALAALLLSRFDVVLLDEPTNDLDLDGLARLEAFVQGLRGGVVLVSHDREFLARCVTRVVELDLAQGQVSVYDGGYEAFLEEREVARRHAREAYEQYAGTRADLVARARTQREWSSQGVRNAMKKSPDNDKIRRKAATESSEKQAQKVRQMESRIARLDEVEEPRKEWRLQFDIAAAPRSSAVVATLNEATRRLGDFTLGPVSLQVEAGDRIGVTGPNGAGKTTLLGLLLGWAEPDSGSASLGASVAVGVIDQARTGLDHDLALGEAFERAVPEMTQAEVRTLLAKFGLKADQVGAVVGRLSPGERTRAAMALLQARGVNLLVLDEPTNHLDLPAIEQLEQALASYDGALLLVSHDRRLLAGVRLDQRWHVEAGRVTVGVV encoded by the coding sequence GTGAGCGCCACCCTCGTCGCCAAGGACCTGTCCGGCGGCCACGGCCACCGGGTGCTCTTCGAGGGACTCGACCTGACCGTCGCCCCCGGTGACGTGGTCGGGGTGGTCGGCGCCAACGGTGCCGGCAAGTCCACGCTGCTGCGGCTGCTGGCCGGCGCCACGACACCGCTCGCCGGCAGCGTCGCCTGCGCGCCGAGGGACGCCTTCGTGGGCTGGTTGCCGCAGGAGCACGAGCGGGTGCCGGGCGAGACGGTCGCGCAGTACGTCGCCCGGCGTACGGGCGCGGCCGAGGCCACCGCCGAGATGGAGCGCACCGCCGGCGCGCTCGGCTCGGGCGAGCCCGGCGCCGACGACGCCTACGGCGTGGCCTTCGACCGCTGGCTGGGCAGCGGCGCCCCCGACCTGGAGGACCGGCTCGGCCCGGTGCTGGCCGACCTCGGCCTCGACGTCGACATCGCCACGCCGATGACCGCGCTGTCGGGCGGGCAGGCGGCGCGCGCGGCGCTGGCGGCGCTGCTGCTGAGCCGCTTCGACGTGGTGCTGCTCGACGAGCCGACCAACGACCTCGACCTCGACGGGCTGGCCCGGCTCGAGGCCTTCGTGCAGGGGCTGCGGGGCGGGGTGGTGCTGGTCTCGCACGACCGCGAGTTCCTGGCCCGGTGCGTGACCCGGGTCGTCGAGCTCGACCTGGCCCAGGGCCAGGTCAGCGTCTACGACGGCGGCTACGAGGCGTTCCTCGAGGAGCGCGAGGTCGCCCGGCGCCACGCCCGCGAGGCCTACGAGCAGTACGCCGGCACCCGGGCCGACCTGGTGGCGCGGGCGCGCACCCAGCGCGAGTGGAGCTCGCAGGGCGTGCGCAACGCGATGAAGAAGAGCCCCGACAACGACAAGATCCGGCGCAAGGCGGCCACGGAGTCCTCGGAGAAGCAGGCGCAGAAGGTGCGGCAGATGGAGTCGCGCATCGCCCGGCTCGACGAGGTCGAGGAGCCGCGCAAGGAGTGGCGCCTGCAGTTCGACATCGCGGCGGCGCCGCGCTCGAGCGCGGTGGTGGCCACGCTCAACGAGGCGACGCGTCGCCTGGGCGACTTCACGCTCGGGCCGGTCTCGCTGCAGGTCGAGGCGGGCGACCGGATCGGCGTGACCGGGCCGAACGGCGCCGGCAAGACCACGCTGCTGGGGCTGCTGCTGGGCTGGGCCGAGCCCGACAGCGGCTCGGCGTCGCTGGGGGCGTCGGTGGCCGTGGGGGTCATCGACCAGGCCCGCACCGGGCTCGACCACGACTTGGCGCTGGGTGAGGCGTTCGAGCGGGCGGTGCCCGAGATGACCCAGGCCGAGGTGCGCACGCTGCTGGCGAAGTTCGGCCTCAAGGCCGACCAGGTGGGCGCTGTGGTCGGCCGCCTCTCCCCCGGCGAGCGCACTCGCGCGGCGATGGCGCTGCTGCAGGCGCGCGGGGTCAACCTGCTGGTGCTCGACGAGCCCACCAACCACCTCGACCTGCCGGCGATCGAGCAGCTCGAGCAGGCGCTGGCGTCGTACGACGGGGCGCTGCTGCTGGTCTCGCACGACCGGCGGCTGCTGGCCGGGGTGCGCCTCGACCAGCGCTGGCACGTCGAGGCCGGCCGGGTCACGGTCGGCGTCGTCTAG